The following proteins come from a genomic window of Cupriavidus basilensis:
- a CDS encoding lytic transglycosylase domain-containing protein, protein MYFSARVLIAAASLMLPLAASATCWDEAGRGYGIDPLLLKAIAWKESRGWTGAVGPKLKDGNRALGLMQINTIHLPNLARFGIRREHLFDACTSQKVGAWVLADCIQRFGATWKSVGCYYAGPASTNVSAQVEYVRDVQRFYEGYRRQQAQQISTSPARVASFQGD, encoded by the coding sequence ATGTACTTCTCTGCACGCGTACTGATCGCGGCGGCATCGCTGATGCTGCCGCTTGCTGCTTCTGCAACGTGCTGGGATGAGGCTGGGCGCGGCTACGGCATCGACCCCCTGCTGTTGAAGGCGATTGCCTGGAAGGAATCACGCGGGTGGACGGGGGCAGTGGGGCCGAAGCTGAAGGACGGCAACCGCGCGCTGGGCCTCATGCAGATCAACACGATCCACTTGCCGAACCTCGCGCGTTTCGGCATCCGCCGTGAACACCTGTTCGACGCCTGCACCTCGCAGAAGGTGGGGGCTTGGGTGCTGGCCGACTGCATCCAGCGTTTCGGCGCTACCTGGAAATCCGTGGGCTGCTACTACGCCGGCCCCGCTTCAACCAATGTCAGCGCACAGGTTGAGTACGTCCGCGACGTGCAGCGGTTCTACGAGGGCTACCGCAGACAGCAAGCCCAACAAATTTCAACTTCACCGGCCCGAGTGGCCAGTTTCCAAGGGGATTGA
- a CDS encoding TrbC/VirB2 family protein: protein MSAAIQAVDFRKEAGQWLKVLMFAGLILGLMMLASSAYASDGTEFDAAVTKWDGWVKGNLGKLAALIAIGVGSVVAAVKKDWSWFFGAVVLSMGIGVIVGIVNASFTAVI from the coding sequence ATGAGTGCAGCAATTCAAGCAGTCGATTTTCGCAAGGAAGCGGGGCAGTGGCTCAAGGTGCTGATGTTCGCCGGCCTGATCCTGGGTCTGATGATGCTGGCTTCCAGCGCATACGCCAGTGACGGCACGGAGTTCGACGCCGCCGTAACCAAATGGGACGGCTGGGTGAAGGGCAACTTGGGCAAGCTGGCCGCGCTGATCGCCATCGGCGTGGGTTCCGTTGTTGCGGCCGTTAAGAAGGACTGGAGCTGGTTCTTCGGCGCCGTGGTGCTGTCGATGGGTATCGGCGTGATCGTCGGGATCGTCAACGCCAGTTTCACGGCCGTCATCTAA
- the traL gene encoding type IV conjugative transfer system protein TraL has product MSEKTDLSHYIPRRLDDGAKFLFWEMDVAMIGLMGVLVGIGSGFPVIGLFLGIGAAFFYGKLKAGKHPGMATHLLYWFTGFPEPKELPGSHIRELNG; this is encoded by the coding sequence ATGTCTGAAAAAACGGATCTCTCTCACTACATCCCGCGCCGACTGGACGACGGAGCCAAGTTCCTCTTTTGGGAAATGGACGTTGCCATGATCGGCCTTATGGGCGTGTTGGTTGGCATTGGCTCCGGCTTCCCGGTAATCGGGCTGTTCCTCGGTATCGGGGCGGCTTTCTTCTACGGGAAGCTGAAGGCTGGGAAGCATCCGGGCATGGCCACCCACCTCCTGTACTGGTTCACCGGGTTTCCCGAGCCGAAAGAATTGCCGGGTAGCCACATTCGAGAACTCAATGGATAA
- a CDS encoding type IV conjugative transfer system protein TraE — MAPDKANNERDTLKSQVRFHRAMNAGLLGTLFFGVLLLGFVVVRDTTKIVPPEVKRPYEIGSNYANKDYLLDMAGYVLGTVLTVTPETVDYNNKVILKMADPDGYAGLKTALDAAALRLKQERVTTIWVPRKEEVSEQDKRVKVSGKLKTFIADKLTSEREKDYLVEFTITTSGRLYVSKIEEIVKRDPSANKPAGN; from the coding sequence ATGGCACCAGATAAAGCAAATAACGAGCGGGACACGCTGAAATCGCAAGTCCGCTTCCACCGCGCGATGAACGCGGGCCTGCTAGGCACTCTGTTTTTCGGGGTGCTGCTGCTGGGCTTCGTAGTTGTGCGCGACACCACCAAGATCGTGCCGCCTGAAGTTAAGCGGCCTTACGAGATTGGCTCGAACTACGCCAACAAGGATTACCTGCTGGACATGGCCGGCTATGTCCTGGGCACGGTGTTGACCGTCACGCCGGAGACGGTTGATTACAACAACAAGGTGATTCTCAAAATGGCCGACCCGGACGGCTACGCCGGGCTGAAAACCGCACTCGATGCGGCCGCGCTGCGGCTCAAACAGGAGCGTGTCACCACCATTTGGGTTCCTCGCAAGGAGGAAGTCAGCGAGCAGGACAAGCGCGTGAAGGTCAGCGGAAAACTCAAGACCTTTATTGCCGACAAGCTCACTTCCGAACGCGAGAAAGACTATCTCGTTGAATTCACCATCACTACCTCGGGGCGACTCTATGTTTCCAAGATCGAAGAAATCGTTAAGCGCGATCCTTCTGCTAACAAGCCTGCTGGCAACTGA
- a CDS encoding TraK domain-containing protein, whose protein sequence is MNSPSLPRGDSMFPRSKKSLSAILLLTSLLATEAGATQVVENADRGHVQVNISVNETNRLAIDGRRIANVVPSVKGVLAGQKDEALGAYYFTLASESPNQGTVTVFVSDEKGVTYKLILVPRPVAGEEIIIRPPSEKATPSSRAAADGRTVSYQRRIKDLMLVMADDELKDSVETIAVNKEVPLWKEGRLILVAKYMDGDVVGEKYRLTNVSPSEMLLVEQELYRRGVRAIAVEHQSNPLPVAFHVLDVANLANKHRLDIKDCRIVAATWGDLSSERMMGRTETLACVINGEAVEMAIKGQVIGEDGKAGVRGRLVTKQGQLLANALFAGALSGIGKAFQSSATITSTGGGGITQTIDPDKIGQAAIGGGVGSAGQQLAQYYLKAADKLYPVIETDGGRTVEILITKGAVYSGKALAKDDYRGLLKRTGTNSRRYEDD, encoded by the coding sequence TTGAATTCACCATCACTACCTCGGGGCGACTCTATGTTTCCAAGATCGAAGAAATCGTTAAGCGCGATCCTTCTGCTAACAAGCCTGCTGGCAACTGAAGCGGGCGCAACGCAAGTCGTTGAGAACGCCGACCGGGGCCACGTTCAAGTCAATATCTCGGTCAACGAAACCAACCGTCTTGCAATCGACGGGCGACGCATTGCCAATGTGGTGCCCAGCGTAAAGGGCGTGCTGGCAGGCCAGAAGGACGAGGCCCTGGGGGCTTACTACTTCACGCTGGCCAGCGAGTCGCCCAACCAGGGCACGGTCACAGTTTTCGTGTCCGACGAGAAGGGCGTCACCTACAAGCTGATCCTCGTTCCGCGTCCGGTGGCCGGCGAGGAAATCATCATCCGGCCGCCGAGCGAGAAGGCCACACCTTCGAGCCGCGCAGCCGCTGATGGCCGCACCGTCTCCTACCAGCGCCGCATCAAAGACTTGATGCTGGTGATGGCCGACGACGAGCTGAAGGACAGCGTTGAAACCATCGCGGTGAACAAGGAAGTGCCCTTGTGGAAAGAGGGCCGCTTGATCCTTGTTGCCAAGTACATGGATGGCGACGTTGTGGGCGAGAAATACCGCCTGACCAATGTTTCCCCTTCCGAAATGCTGCTGGTCGAGCAGGAGCTTTACCGCCGTGGTGTGCGCGCCATTGCTGTGGAGCACCAATCGAACCCGCTGCCGGTGGCCTTCCATGTGCTCGATGTCGCCAATCTGGCCAACAAGCACCGCCTGGACATCAAGGATTGCCGCATCGTGGCCGCGACCTGGGGCGATCTGTCTTCCGAGCGGATGATGGGCCGTACCGAGACACTGGCCTGCGTCATCAACGGCGAGGCCGTTGAAATGGCGATCAAGGGTCAAGTGATCGGGGAAGACGGCAAGGCCGGCGTGCGCGGCCGCCTCGTCACCAAGCAGGGCCAGTTGCTCGCTAATGCCCTGTTTGCCGGCGCGCTCAGTGGTATCGGCAAAGCCTTCCAGTCCTCCGCGACCATCACCAGCACGGGCGGCGGTGGCATCACCCAAACCATCGACCCCGACAAGATCGGGCAGGCCGCTATCGGCGGCGGCGTGGGCAGCGCGGGCCAGCAGCTCGCTCAGTACTACCTCAAGGCCGCGGACAAGCTGTACCCCGTCATCGAAACCGATGGCGGCCGTACCGTGGAAATCCTCATCACCAAGGGCGCTGTGTATTCCGGCAAGGCGCTCGCCAAGGACGATTACCGGGGCCTCCTGAAGCGCACCGGCACCAACTCCAGGAGATACGAAGATGATTAA
- a CDS encoding DsbC family protein: protein MIKRLLPLALAAALAVPAFAQDEAPASVVEKFKTMYPKTTFKEIRKSQVSGLYEVVMGENIAYTDESGRYFIFGHLFDMQQQVDLTAQRKLDSRKTEFPAQQLGQAIKTVKGDGSRILAVFSDPDCPYCKQLEGELARLDNVTIYTFLYPLESLHPEAKTKAVSVWCAPNKAKAWSELMLAGKKPKLVACNNPVNDNLVLGSKLGVVGTPTLIAADGRVLPGSAPAEKIDQWLNAGKPAAPAATQEATQ from the coding sequence ATGATTAAACGACTGTTGCCCCTCGCGCTGGCTGCTGCGCTGGCTGTTCCCGCATTTGCTCAAGACGAAGCGCCTGCTTCCGTGGTCGAGAAGTTCAAGACCATGTACCCGAAGACGACTTTCAAGGAAATCCGCAAGTCGCAAGTCTCCGGGCTGTATGAGGTAGTGATGGGCGAAAACATCGCCTACACCGACGAGTCGGGCCGCTACTTCATCTTCGGGCACCTGTTCGACATGCAGCAGCAAGTCGATCTGACCGCCCAGCGCAAGCTCGATAGCAGGAAAACCGAGTTCCCGGCGCAGCAACTTGGCCAAGCAATCAAGACGGTCAAGGGCGACGGCAGCCGCATCTTGGCTGTGTTCAGCGACCCGGACTGCCCCTACTGCAAGCAGTTGGAGGGCGAGCTGGCCCGCCTGGACAACGTGACCATCTACACCTTCCTGTACCCGCTCGAATCGCTGCACCCGGAAGCCAAGACCAAGGCTGTCAGCGTGTGGTGCGCGCCGAACAAGGCCAAAGCCTGGAGCGAGCTGATGCTGGCCGGCAAGAAGCCCAAGCTGGTGGCCTGCAACAACCCCGTCAACGACAACTTGGTGCTGGGTTCCAAGCTGGGCGTGGTGGGCACTCCGACCCTGATTGCCGCCGATGGCCGCGTCCTGCCTGGCTCCGCACCGGCCGAGAAGATCGACCAATGGCTGAACGCCGGCAAGCCTGCCGCGCCGGCCGCCACGCAGGAGGCAACCCAATGA
- the traV gene encoding type IV conjugative transfer system lipoprotein TraV, which produces MKALALTFGIGAVVALSGCSSMSGFDAKSEFACKAPDGILCESMSGIYANAQAKNLPGQRVNARGEAPVELSQAKAGSNVMTKPIYSGTPIRSAPRLLRVWFAPWEDTDGDLHDQSYVYLPVDSGRWLIEHNRRRIQDNYRPVRAPSNVTAQAAQPQAAGAGQQRQSPGVLGQQPTPPADNGMESIGVRQDRMSNEQATELLNGIMRPGNVIPDSE; this is translated from the coding sequence ATGAAGGCACTGGCCTTGACCTTTGGCATCGGGGCCGTGGTGGCCCTATCCGGTTGCAGCAGCATGTCCGGCTTTGATGCGAAATCCGAATTCGCGTGCAAGGCCCCGGACGGCATCTTGTGCGAGTCGATGAGCGGCATCTACGCCAATGCCCAGGCGAAGAACCTGCCGGGCCAGCGCGTGAATGCGCGCGGCGAGGCTCCGGTGGAACTTTCGCAGGCGAAAGCCGGCAGCAACGTGATGACCAAGCCCATCTACTCGGGCACGCCGATCCGCAGCGCCCCGCGCCTGCTTCGGGTCTGGTTCGCGCCGTGGGAAGACACCGATGGCGATCTGCATGACCAGTCCTACGTGTACCTGCCGGTCGATTCCGGCCGCTGGCTGATCGAGCACAACCGCCGCCGCATCCAGGACAACTACCGGCCGGTGCGCGCCCCGTCGAATGTGACGGCCCAGGCTGCGCAGCCGCAAGCGGCCGGCGCTGGCCAGCAACGGCAAAGCCCTGGCGTGCTGGGGCAGCAGCCGACGCCTCCCGCTGACAACGGGATGGAGTCTATCGGCGTCCGTCAAGACCGCATGAGCAACGAGCAAGCCACCGAGCTGCTGAACGGAATCATGCGCCCCGGCAACGTCATCCCGGACAGCGAATAA
- the traC gene encoding type IV secretion system protein TraC: protein MQDSMMDKLKGAAARFWDETVLGNTSDVGSQPAPVAAANEVTSLYGLHSILKYDQYDPDTGLFYNDNSVAFCFEVIAQTGADDDMASRLNTLFTPVPPHYGIQWCLFGSPVLDDQFQAYMDQRHIAVDNGKTTPFFQELAKRRVEYIYKAKGKPLWPNDNYVVKNIRLLFSITKAGSFRDAKLVEEMYELRETVRASLRTASLPSFPLDADGLISFLWPILNPESMFSKEPFPDLRYDDGKSIKNQVTAFGQHVRVKANELLFGLPPEKQGDEDKRIAVRGFGVLQYPQKKELWEMANIIGSFFDDGLQYPCPFLVCGGVFTLDPNVVDGKAQIKAARTKQNAKSKMAEFQPELQAQANDWDIVLHQLNNGGSMCELYHTLLLFAPKRVINRASQVALNVWRSERFTICPLQLLQLTALYSSLPMTLTETVRDDLQKLRLITSKTTVNAVDMAPVIGEWKGAGDPVMMFFGRRGTPTFLDFYSNQQGNYNVFVAGVSGSGKSVTMNEVVSAYRGIGARVWVIDVGRSYQNLIRLQKGTFLEFTPSTKLCINPFTWVGTDDELDFKAEMRMLKPMIGRMASPNAPLTEFQYALIGEAITAVWQDYGQDTNPTRIRDYLLSNIKNESGSTERVAYELAKQLAPFTKDGVYGDFFNGRANISLDADMVGLELEELKNAPELRRVVLFVLTSRIAHDMYLTRDRKKLCLVDEAWQLLGADKETAEFIEEGYRRARKYNGIFCVGTQGIEDAYKNDAAQAAYNNADWKILLRQDRKNLEKLIEDGMVNFSPAVKRMLLSLRTERGRFSEMLISSPNGDSVVRHIPDPFSLLMASTNAQDFNECNALLEQGHSTMEALEIMLARRTPQEQLSPRRRKDDY from the coding sequence ATGCAAGACAGCATGATGGACAAGCTAAAGGGTGCTGCCGCCCGGTTTTGGGACGAAACCGTGCTGGGTAACACCTCGGATGTCGGGAGCCAACCGGCCCCTGTGGCGGCCGCCAACGAGGTGACGAGCCTCTACGGTCTTCACAGCATCCTCAAGTACGACCAATACGACCCCGACACGGGCCTTTTCTACAACGACAACTCGGTGGCCTTCTGCTTTGAAGTCATCGCCCAAACGGGCGCGGACGACGACATGGCAAGCCGCCTCAATACGCTCTTTACCCCGGTGCCGCCGCACTACGGGATTCAGTGGTGCCTGTTCGGTAGCCCGGTGCTGGATGACCAGTTTCAGGCGTACATGGATCAACGCCATATCGCGGTGGACAACGGCAAGACGACCCCGTTCTTCCAGGAGCTGGCCAAGCGCCGCGTGGAGTACATCTACAAGGCCAAGGGCAAGCCGCTTTGGCCCAATGACAACTACGTGGTGAAGAACATCCGGCTGTTGTTCTCCATCACAAAAGCCGGCTCTTTCCGTGACGCCAAGCTGGTGGAGGAAATGTACGAGCTGCGCGAGACAGTGCGCGCCTCACTGCGCACGGCAAGCCTGCCGTCCTTCCCCCTCGATGCTGACGGGCTGATTAGCTTCCTGTGGCCGATCCTCAACCCCGAAAGCATGTTCAGCAAGGAGCCGTTCCCCGACCTGCGCTACGACGACGGGAAATCCATCAAGAACCAAGTCACCGCCTTTGGCCAGCATGTGCGCGTGAAGGCCAACGAGCTGCTGTTTGGCCTGCCGCCCGAGAAGCAGGGCGACGAAGACAAGCGCATTGCCGTGCGTGGCTTCGGCGTGCTTCAGTACCCGCAGAAGAAAGAGCTGTGGGAGATGGCCAACATCATCGGTTCGTTTTTCGATGACGGCCTTCAATACCCGTGCCCGTTCCTGGTGTGCGGTGGCGTCTTCACGCTTGACCCCAACGTGGTGGACGGCAAGGCTCAGATCAAGGCCGCGCGCACCAAGCAAAACGCCAAGTCCAAGATGGCCGAATTCCAGCCCGAGCTTCAGGCCCAGGCGAACGATTGGGACATCGTGCTGCACCAGCTCAACAACGGCGGCAGCATGTGCGAGCTGTACCACACGTTGCTGCTGTTCGCGCCCAAGCGAGTCATCAATCGGGCCAGCCAAGTGGCCCTGAACGTGTGGCGCAGCGAACGCTTCACGATCTGCCCGCTGCAACTGCTGCAATTGACGGCCCTGTATTCCAGCCTGCCGATGACGCTCACCGAGACGGTGCGCGACGACTTGCAGAAGCTGCGCCTCATCACTTCCAAGACCACGGTGAACGCCGTGGACATGGCTCCGGTGATTGGCGAATGGAAGGGCGCAGGCGACCCGGTGATGATGTTCTTCGGCCGCCGTGGCACGCCTACTTTCCTCGACTTCTACAGCAACCAGCAGGGCAACTACAACGTGTTCGTGGCGGGTGTGTCCGGTTCGGGCAAGTCCGTGACCATGAACGAAGTCGTTTCGGCCTATCGCGGCATCGGTGCGCGGGTGTGGGTGATCGACGTGGGCCGCAGCTATCAGAACCTGATCCGGCTCCAAAAGGGCACCTTCCTCGAATTCACGCCGAGCACCAAGCTGTGCATCAACCCGTTCACATGGGTGGGCACTGACGACGAGCTGGATTTCAAGGCCGAAATGCGGATGCTCAAGCCGATGATCGGCCGCATGGCGTCACCCAATGCGCCACTGACGGAATTCCAGTACGCGCTGATCGGGGAGGCGATTACCGCTGTCTGGCAGGACTACGGCCAGGACACCAACCCGACCCGCATCCGCGACTATCTGTTGAGCAACATCAAGAACGAGTCGGGCAGCACCGAGCGCGTGGCCTACGAGCTGGCCAAGCAGCTCGCGCCGTTCACCAAGGATGGCGTCTATGGCGACTTCTTCAATGGCCGCGCCAACATCAGCCTGGATGCTGACATGGTGGGTCTGGAGCTGGAAGAACTGAAGAACGCGCCCGAGCTGCGCCGCGTGGTGCTGTTCGTGCTGACCTCGCGCATTGCCCACGACATGTACCTGACCCGCGACCGCAAGAAGCTGTGTCTGGTCGATGAGGCGTGGCAGCTCCTGGGGGCTGACAAGGAAACCGCCGAGTTCATCGAGGAAGGCTACCGCCGCGCCCGGAAGTACAACGGAATTTTCTGCGTGGGTACGCAGGGCATCGAGGACGCTTACAAGAACGATGCGGCCCAGGCGGCCTACAACAACGCCGACTGGAAGATTCTGCTGCGCCAAGACCGCAAGAACCTGGAAAAGCTGATCGAGGACGGCATGGTGAATTTCTCGCCGGCCGTGAAGCGGATGCTGCTGTCGTTGCGTACCGAGCGCGGCCGCTTCAGCGAAATGCTCATTTCCTCGCCTAACGGCGATTCTGTGGTGCGTCACATCCCCGATCCGTTCTCCCTGCTGATGGCTTCGACCAACGCGCAGGACTTCAACGAATGCAACGCGCTGCTGGAGCAGGGCCATTCCACGATGGAAGCCCTGGAAATCATGCTGGCCCGCCGTACCCCTCAAGAACAACTGTCCCCGCGCCGGAGGAAAGATGACTACTGA
- a CDS encoding S26 family signal peptidase yields the protein MKAKRIYWTVCAGVFAVGALAAATTPWLDYTFNLTNSLPGTLYVIHKGGEVKKGELIAYRWHGGATYPAGTTFIKRVAGVAGDTVKRAGSAFWVNDQYIGTAKPFSKAGVPLQPAQDGVIGAGEYFVSTPNPNSLDSRYALTGNVKQAEVIGRAYEIF from the coding sequence ATGAAGGCGAAGCGCATCTACTGGACGGTTTGCGCGGGTGTGTTCGCCGTGGGTGCGCTGGCCGCCGCCACTACCCCTTGGCTGGATTACACCTTCAACCTGACCAACAGCCTGCCCGGCACCCTCTACGTGATCCACAAGGGTGGGGAGGTGAAGAAGGGCGAGCTGATCGCCTACCGCTGGCATGGCGGGGCGACCTATCCCGCTGGCACCACCTTCATCAAGCGCGTGGCCGGTGTGGCTGGCGACACGGTTAAACGGGCCGGCAGCGCGTTTTGGGTGAATGACCAATACATCGGCACCGCCAAGCCCTTCTCGAAGGCTGGCGTGCCTCTCCAGCCCGCGCAGGATGGGGTTATCGGGGCAGGGGAGTATTTCGTTTCGACGCCCAACCCGAACAGCCTGGACTCGCGCTATGCGCTGACCGGCAACGTGAAGCAGGCCGAAGTCATCGGGAGGGCCTATGAAATTTTCTAA
- the traW gene encoding type-F conjugative transfer system protein TraW: MKFSKLIAALLIASILPTANAASLGSIGPTYPIGEESALDMIMKKLREKERSGELKRLQEEAIRRSMGSIKNMKPVDGITTVRARAQRFIDPTVTYTKPVTTDDGRIVVPAGTKINPLDMTSLTKTLVFFDGRDPEQREAVGRLVAKGGQLKVKPILVAGSWLDLTKAWKTQVFYDQKGTLSKRFGITAVPAVIRQQGKMLVLDEIPAKELQ; encoded by the coding sequence ATGAAATTTTCTAAGCTGATCGCAGCCCTGTTGATCGCCTCGATCCTGCCCACCGCGAACGCCGCGAGCTTGGGCAGCATCGGGCCGACCTACCCGATTGGGGAGGAAAGCGCGCTCGACATGATTATGAAGAAGCTGCGCGAAAAGGAGCGCAGCGGCGAGCTGAAGCGGTTGCAGGAAGAAGCCATCCGCCGCTCGATGGGCAGCATCAAGAACATGAAGCCGGTGGATGGCATCACCACCGTGCGCGCCCGTGCGCAGCGGTTCATCGACCCCACCGTGACCTACACCAAGCCGGTGACGACCGACGACGGCCGCATCGTTGTGCCGGCCGGAACGAAGATCAATCCGCTGGACATGACCAGCCTCACGAAGACGCTGGTTTTCTTCGACGGCCGCGACCCCGAGCAGCGCGAAGCCGTGGGCCGCTTGGTGGCCAAGGGGGGGCAGCTCAAGGTGAAGCCGATCCTTGTTGCCGGCTCTTGGCTTGACCTCACCAAAGCCTGGAAGACCCAAGTTTTCTACGACCAGAAGGGCACCCTTTCCAAGCGGTTCGGCATCACGGCCGTGCCGGCTGTGATTCGTCAGCAAGGAAAGATGCTGGTGCTCGATGAGATTCCCGCGAAGGAGCTGCAATGA
- the traU gene encoding conjugal transfer pilus assembly protein TraU codes for MKRWLVMAFMVLAATFARESMAGVCQGKFANPITDICWSCLFPLTLGGTPIMTMGQEDTGNPDGFLCTCTNPLRIGIKTGFWEPARRVDVTRTPYCFVSLGGIKLDPGIRAPEGEIRLQQDNTKQSNYQVHWYADPILYWLEVILDNPCLETGSFDVAYITEVDPTWNDDELTMLLNPETFLFGNPIAQAACAGDCVLSSAGFGSNALFWCAGCQGSIYPFNGHVQAHVSHVQASSLLVQRMTAKLHREFLMWGTSGADGLCGIYPEPVMDKTQYKYQMLYPIPQTEKINGRCCQPYGRTTAIWGAGKSYPYAGEDFAYMIFRKKNCCLGVGF; via the coding sequence ATGAAACGCTGGCTTGTAATGGCTTTCATGGTGCTCGCGGCGACTTTCGCGCGCGAAAGTATGGCCGGCGTGTGCCAGGGCAAGTTTGCCAACCCGATCACCGATATTTGCTGGAGCTGCCTGTTCCCGCTCACGCTGGGCGGTACGCCGATCATGACGATGGGCCAGGAGGATACCGGCAACCCTGACGGCTTCCTTTGCACCTGCACCAACCCGCTGCGCATCGGGATCAAGACCGGCTTTTGGGAACCGGCGCGCCGCGTGGACGTGACCCGCACGCCGTACTGCTTTGTCTCGCTGGGCGGCATCAAGCTCGATCCCGGTATCCGCGCCCCGGAAGGCGAGATCCGTTTGCAGCAGGACAACACCAAGCAATCGAACTATCAGGTTCATTGGTACGCCGATCCGATCCTGTATTGGCTGGAGGTGATCCTGGACAACCCGTGTCTGGAAACGGGTTCCTTCGACGTGGCCTACATCACCGAAGTCGATCCGACGTGGAACGACGACGAGTTGACGATGTTGCTGAACCCGGAAACCTTCCTGTTCGGCAATCCCATCGCGCAGGCCGCGTGTGCCGGCGACTGCGTACTGTCCTCGGCGGGGTTCGGCAGTAACGCGCTTTTCTGGTGCGCGGGCTGCCAAGGCTCGATCTACCCCTTCAACGGCCATGTGCAGGCTCACGTCTCGCACGTTCAAGCCAGCTCGCTCCTGGTGCAACGCATGACGGCAAAGCTGCACCGCGAATTCCTGATGTGGGGCACCTCGGGCGCTGACGGCTTGTGTGGCATCTATCCCGAGCCGGTGATGGACAAGACCCAATACAAGTACCAGATGCTCTACCCGATCCCGCAGACGGAAAAGATCAACGGCCGCTGCTGCCAACCCTATGGCCGCACGACCGCGATTTGGGGCGCTGGCAAGAGCTACCCGTATGCCGGCGAAGACTTCGCCTACATGATTTTCCGAAAGAAAAACTGCTGCCTGGGAGTGGGATTCTGA
- the trbC gene encoding type-F conjugative transfer system pilin assembly protein TrbC: protein MNKKTVIGLMLLAAFARESVAQSTPSASQLEQERQRIELERKQMFDPNNPASKAKKGAMPNAADIDREMRRVDRERKQMFDPNNPATKNAANVFPNVPTPERAGIDIEALAKQYEQKAQARKMDDLMIFASFTMPAESLKRIVSQANRVGASVVLRGFKNNSLKDTALAIKELGEQGGNVLVNPNAFTKYKIKAVPTMVLAKAATIDQVDNEGCALPDNFVAVAGDVSLDYALDEIVRRAPQFEAVAARYLRQIRGNQ from the coding sequence ATGAACAAGAAAACTGTCATCGGGCTGATGCTGCTGGCCGCTTTCGCACGCGAAAGCGTGGCGCAGAGCACGCCGTCTGCATCCCAGCTCGAACAAGAACGCCAACGCATCGAGCTTGAACGCAAGCAGATGTTCGACCCGAACAACCCCGCATCGAAGGCCAAGAAAGGCGCTATGCCCAACGCGGCCGACATCGACCGGGAAATGCGCCGCGTGGATCGTGAGCGCAAGCAGATGTTCGACCCGAACAACCCCGCGACCAAGAACGCGGCCAACGTGTTCCCCAACGTGCCGACACCCGAGCGCGCCGGGATCGACATCGAGGCGCTGGCCAAGCAGTACGAACAAAAGGCCCAGGCCCGGAAGATGGACGACCTGATGATTTTCGCCAGCTTCACGATGCCGGCCGAATCGCTCAAGCGCATCGTCAGCCAAGCCAACCGGGTGGGTGCGTCCGTGGTGCTGCGTGGCTTCAAAAACAACTCCTTGAAGGACACGGCGCTGGCCATCAAGGAGCTGGGCGAGCAGGGCGGCAATGTGCTGGTAAATCCCAACGCCTTCACCAAGTACAAGATCAAGGCCGTGCCCACGATGGTGCTGGCCAAGGCCGCCACCATCGACCAAGTGGATAACGAGGGCTGCGCCCTCCCTGACAACTTCGTGGCCGTGGCCGGCGATGTTTCGCTGGACTACGCCCTGGACGAGATTGTGCGCCGCGCCCCGCAGTTTGAGGCCGTGGCGGCTCGCTACCTTCGCCAGATCAGGGGGAACCAATGA